The following are encoded in a window of Anopheles gambiae chromosome X, idAnoGambNW_F1_1, whole genome shotgun sequence genomic DNA:
- the LOC11175550 gene encoding filaggrin isoform X3 has protein sequence MSAPIKRKITLELASKKTTLIKDRPSVFQRLGTKRIGRAGGSSQQQLQQQQQQQQQQQQQYHGQEAGVRVPSESKEEIVKRIVSAAEESGPATSSSIATVPESVAAHARLIQAQLAAKAQAKASAAQKQQQQQQEQEQEQQKQQQQQQQEQQQQQQKQQQQPGGIPSHSEHLSAATTKGTAGVVDKDGPEAGNLKQYYHPHQQQHIHESTHQHHHHHHQHHHHHHHQQQQQQQQQEQQQRHRQRQARSPPHSVSSERSSNAAGASGWDQSSLENADQAILERKRKELQHELKLEMDASSSGKKKDSRGELSKKMKKLTGSSHRSQQQHLHHQLSLQHGGGHQQLGVRGQQHTSTSTSESTNSSSGTDTSESDTSSTSSSSSHNSNHRRLKKRHAVSARVRTRNDTSSSSEGGGPSASLTASSKLSKRHAKKLAAAAAAHEQERNKRLLAKAGKSGSGGGGSVLLTKTIRVKKLLPGSPGGGGTHHVSRKVSSRDLSPASAKASASKYALKASSSSSSKKEKMSAIDARERVREKERELALREKEREREKEKMRLRERERERERERERERLKMRPVSPRMRSGGVSPASSRGGGTGGGSVSGGLPMRELQSKGKKSPERRLSSPMGGMAAARYRDMMPMRRERTPELTRGDERRRHEVLKERERRERADRERAEREREMVLREKEREEALARDRQRERDRLVAVGKEQHQLQQQQHQQQQQQQQQHLQAQARGLRRDNDGGLEKPDRHRPVERLLPRPAERARALAAARSPGKSVDRDRSRSPCSPGTSARGSRGAMRERDRSYERAAYLHELHERRTTSRSREREYGASLVSPPLRSARRDSPPPHYERHGGLGRSESSGGGVGGGREYRVDRGELAYDERLAMGGSGSGRGGDRGPARDEYVRDYPDDPPPRREAPPSHHDRGGWECERVERSSRYEQQGGGDRRGEWSDRGDQHGSMVDLDGPYQSGRGEGGGGGGGGGGGGGSGGGGGGGGEPRGSRAWDERPSWKDGPGDSWHGSDKPERGMLHGDWKYKERQWEHEHGDRGGNGPPGPPPSHGGGGPGGPSARRSWQAPPNGSGGPSGGAPPGDWHGPKAGPEHERDFLHHQRPGPPNERGMFRRHHHQGPYHGHPRKPHIGVGGAGAIGGGGVGGNMGPGGGPALNRFTPNKYSLNRTQANLQAERQAAGHGMGPNQSPASQQHAHAHRQTPPVGGGPSMQAASHHGGGAPPPGTNQAQHQHQQQHHGMHPMQNQRPGGGSHEPHMHGEQQQQHQLQHQQHHHQQHQQQHQQQQQQQQQQQTQHHHPHNHPHHQQQHPAGGVMQHPPQQPHRIAPANYEQDPAKQQQQQQLQPQHQQQQQQQQQQPPPAQPAAPVVPRRAVLDEPASPAPEDAGPRVVPLAAANEPSAPADAVATGATIPAAVAPAVAVGSSIAPAAGATPASPAAEETGGAVIDTATSEALDTMEVDNLSEISDDPDDILTRDEDISANQLCDSISTDRSGSSQQVDLIGQEGEGELGVTGKASVLQTPVAAIAGPSAMPREGDAAPGTVATGGPLPAAVALGDPGVLPELAPCSELAGPTPEQSKDAGKLHANKELKEEMDLDFEEISDGELEAEESGRCRGLGDPLGVDWGSLAQEALRPLKPVAQREQQFPVSARNRWKAHHILLDIGISARLAGQNYAQRVLTESKEKLREELEEFRAATVAGRAGVVPCATVSTPQEEKKQLVAKQETQEMVPEGDQQGQEQDQVAERKHEPKEQDVKGTDESAAIKLETSADERTASSSPVGVKKPSPAAAAEPAASVSSVERELEDVDRILHPIAAIHVALREQARLRRNLILATEPVPGQRHQCGRALSARKDLQIRRQLCGFPPATLATMAACAAGAAAGYLNQELHADAPLGGGGGTASPALHEQIVQMYRQMVAQQRQQASQGICTTLEAV, from the exons ATGTCTGCACCGATCAAGCGTAAAATAACACTAGAACTCGCGAGCAAGAAGACAACCCTCATCAAGGATCGCCCCAGCGTGTTCCAGCGGCTTGGCACGAAGCGGATCGGCCGTGCAGGAGGATCATCccaacagcagctacagcagcagcagcagcaacagcagcaacagcaacaacaatatcaCGGACAGGAAGCCGGCGTACGTGTACCAAGC gAAAGTAAAGAGGAGATTGTGAAGCGCATCGTATCGGCAGCGGAAGAATCCGGTCCggcaacgagcagcagcatcgccaCCGTACCGGAGAGTGTTGCCGCACACGCACGGCTCATACAGGCGCAGCTGGCGGCCAAAGCGCAGGCAAAGGCAAGTGCGGCccaaaaacagcagcagcagcagcaggagcaggagcaggagcagcaaaagcagcagcaacaacaacagcaggaacagcagcaacaacagcaaaagcagcagcagcagcccggagGCATTCCATCGCACAGCGAACACTTATCGGCCGCCACGACGAAAGGTACCGCCGGCGTGGTGGATAAGGACGGCCCAGAAGCGGGCAACTTGAAGCAGTACTATCATccgcaccagcaacaacacatTCACGAATCGACGCAccaacatcatcaccaccatcaccaacaccaccaccaccaccaccatcagcagcagcagcagcagcagcagcaggagcagcagcagcggcaccgGCAACGGCAGGCACGGTCACCACCGCACAGTGTCAGCAGCGAGCGGAGCAGCAACGCGGCCGGTGCCAGCGGTTGGGACCAGTCGTCCCTCGAGAATGCTGACCAGGCCATCCTAGAGCGGAAGCGTAAGGAACTGCAGCACGAGTTGAAGCTAGAGATGGACGCGTCGAGTTCGGGCAAGAAGAAGGACAGCCGCGGCGAGCTGAgcaagaagatgaagaagctgACCGGCAGCTCGCACcgatcgcagcagcagcacctgcaccaccagctgtCTCTGCAGCATGGTGGCGGCCACCAGCAGCTGGGCGTGCGGGGGCAGCAGCACACCTCCACCAGCACGTCGGAGagcacgaacagcagcagcggcacggaCACCTCCGAGTCGGACACGTCCAGCACGTCCAGCTCGTCCTCGCACAACTCGAACCACCGGCGGCTGAAGAAGCGCCACGCGGTGTCGGCCCGCGTTCGCACCCGGAACGACACCAGCTCCAGCTCGGAGGGGGGCGGCCCGTCTGCGTCCCTCACCGCCTCCAGCAAGCTGTCCAAGCGGCACGCGAAAAAgctggcggcggcagcggccgccCACGAGCAGGAGCGCAACAAGCGGCTGCTGGCCAAGGCGGGCAAGAGCGGCTCCGGCGGTGGCGGCTCGGTGCTGCTCACCAAGACGATCCGCGTGAAGAAGCTGCTGCCGGGCAGCCCGGGCGGTGGCGGCACACATCACGTGTCGCGCAAGGTGTCGTCCCGCGATCTGTCGCCGGCGAGCGCGAAAGCGTCCGCAAGCAAGTACGCACTGAAAgcgtcctcgtcctcctcgtcgaagaaggagaaaatgTCGGCGATCGATGCGCGCGAGCGGGTGCGCGAGAAGGAGCGCGAGCTGGCCCTGCGCGAGAAGGAGCGCGAgcgggagaaggaaaaaatgcGCCTGCGGGAGCGCGAGCGGGAACGTGAACGGGAGCGGGAACGGGAGCGGCTCAAGATGCGGCCAGTTTCGCCGCGAATGCGCTCCGGCGGCGTGTCGCCCGCTTCGTCCCGTGGTGGTGGAACCGGCGGTGGCAGCGTCAGCGGTGGGCTGCCGATGCGCGAGCTGCAGAGCAAGGGCAAGAAGAGTCCCGAGCGGCGGCTCTCGTCGCCGATGGGTGGGATGGCGGCCGCCCGCTACCGGGACATGATGCCGATGCGGCGCGAGCGCACGCCCGAGCTGACGCGGGGCGACGAGCGCCGCCGGCACGAGGTGCTGAAGGAACGGGAACGGCGCGAGCGGGCCGACCGTGAGCGAGCCGAACGCGAGCGGGAGATGGTGCTGCGGGAGAAGGAGCGCGAGGAGGCACTGGCTCGGGATCGGCAGCGGGAGCGCGATCGGTTAGTGGCGGTCGGCAAAGAGCAgcaccagctgcagcagcagcagcatcagcagcaacagcagcaacagcagcagcacctgcaGGCACAGGCACGCGGCCTGCGGCGGGACAATGATGGTGGGCTGGAGAAGCCCGATCGACACCGGCCGGTGGAGCGTCTGCTGCCACGGCCGGCGGAACGCGCCCGTGCACTGGCTGCGGCTCGGTCGCCCGGCAAGTCGGTCGATCGCGACCGAAGCCGCTCGCCGTGCTCGCCGGGCACGTCGGCTAGGGGCTCGCGGGGTGCGATGCGCGAGCGAGATCGGTCGTACGAGCGGGCGGCCTACCTGCACGAGCTGCACGAGCGGCGCACCACCAGCAGGTCGAGAGAGCGGGAGTATGGGGCGAGTCTGGTATCGCCGCCATTGCGCTCGGCACGTCGGGACTCGCCGCCCCCGCACTACGAACGGCACGGCGGGCTGGGCCGTAGCGAGTCCTCAGGTGGAGGGGTTGGCGGCGGTCGCGAGTACCGCGTCGACCGGGGCGAGCTGGCCTACGACGAGCGGCTAGCGATGggtggcagtggcagtggaCGAGGCGGTGACCGTGGTCCGGCGCGCGACGAGTACGTGCGCGACTATCCGGACGATCCGCCGCCGAGAAGGGAGGCACCGCCGTCACACCACGACCGGGGCGGCTGGGAGTGCGAACGGGTCGAGCGGAGCAGCCGCTACGAGCAGCAGGGTGGTGGCGATCGGCGGGGCGAATGGAGCGACCGAGGCGATCAGCACGGCTCGATGGTGGATCTGGACGGACCGTACCAGAGTGGCAGAGGTGaaggcggtggcggcggcggtggtggtggaggtggtggtggcagcggcggcggtggaggaggtggaggCGAGCCGCGTGGGTCTCGGGCGTGGGACGAGCGGCCTTCGTGGAAGGACGGTCCGGGCGACTCGTGGCACGGGTCGGACAAACCGGAGCGGGGCATGCTGCACGGCGACTGGAAGTACAAGGAGCGCCAGTGGGAGCACGAGCATGGCGACCGCGGTGGCAATGGGCCGCCCGGTCCACCCCCGTCCCACGGTGGCGGCGGACCAGGCGGTCCATCGGCGCGCCGCTCCTGGCAGGCGCCACCGAACGGTAGCGGTGGCCCGTCCGGTGGGGCACCGCCGGGCGATTGGCACGGGCCAAAGGCGGGGCCGGAGCACGAGCGCGATTTTCTGCACCATCAACGGCCCGGACCGCCGAACGAGCGCGGCATGTTCCGGCGCCACCATCATCAGGGCCCGTACCATGGCCATCCGCGCAAGCCGCACATCGGCGTCGGGGGCGCCGGAGCTATCGGCGGTGGCGGGGTGGGCGGTAATATGGGGCCGGGCGGTGGTCCCGCTCTGAATCGCTTCACGCCGAACAAGTACAGCCTGAACCGGACGCAGGCAAACTTGCAAGCCGAACGACAGGCCGCCGGGCATGGCATGGGGCCGAACCAATCGCCGGCTAGCCAGCAGCACGCCCATGCCCACCGGCAGACGCCACCCGTCGGTGGTGGTCCATCGATGCAGGCGGCATCGCATCATGGTGGAGGAGCACCGCCACCCGGTACGAACCAGGCAcagcaccagcatcagcagcagcaccacggtATGCATCCGATGCAGAATCAGCGACCGGGCGGCGGTTCCCACGAACCACACATGCACGgcgaacaacagcagcagcatcagctgcagcatcagcagcatcatcatcagcaacaccagcagcaacaccagcagcagcagcagcagcagcagcagcaacaaacgcagcatcatcatccgcataaCCATccccatcatcagcagcagcatccggcaGGCGGCGTGATGCAACATCCACCCCAGCAACCCCACCGAATCGCTCCTGCAAACTACGAGCAGGATCCAgcgaaacagcagcagcaacaacaactacagccacaacatcagcagcagcaacagcaacaacaacaacaacctccTCCAGCACAGCCAGCTGCACCAGTCGTTCCACGGCGCGCCGTACTGGACGAACCAGCCAGTCCTGCTCCGGAAGATGCGGGACCGAGGGTGGTACCGCTTGCCGCTGCCAACGAACCATCCGCACCGGCCGATGCTGTTGCCACCGGTGCAACCATCCCGGCCGCAGTAGCTCCGGCGGTAGCGGTGGGTAGCAGTATAGCGCCGGCGGCAGGTGCGACGCCCGCGTCACCTGCAGCGGAGGAAACCGGCGGTGCGGTGATCGATACGGCGACGTCCGAAGCGCTCGACACGATGGAGGTGGACAACTTGAGCGAAATCAGTGACGACCCCGATGATATTCTGACACGTGACGAG GACATCAGTGCCAACCAGCTGTGCGATTCGATATCGACCGACCGTAGCGGCAGCAGCCAGCAGGTTGACCTGATTGGCCAGGAAGGGGAAGGGGAGTTGGGAGTAACAGGCAAGGCGAGCGTGTTGCAAACGCCGGTAGCGGCCATCGCCGGCCCCAGCGCCATGCCCAGGGAAGGGGACGCGGCACCAGGCACGGTCGCAACCGGCGGACCGCTGCCGGCAGCAGTGGCGCTGGGCGACCCGGGCGTACTGCCCGAGCTGGCACCATGCAGTGAGCTGGCCGGCCCGACGCCCGAGCAAAGCAAGGACGCTGGCAAGCTGCACGCGAACAAGGAGCTGAAGGAGGAGATGGATCTCGACTTCGAGGAGATCTCGGACGGCGAGCTGGAGGCGGAGGAGAGTGGCCGCTGTCGCGGGCTGGGCGATCCGCTCGGCGTGGACTGGGGCAGCCTGGCGCAGGAGGCGTTGCGCCCGCTCAAGCCAGTCGCGCAGCGGGAGCAGCAGTTCCCCGTTTCGGCACGGAATCGCTGGAAGGCGCACCACATCCTGCTCGACATCGGCATCTCGGCCCGGCTGGCGGGGCAAAACTACGCCCAGCGCGTGCTGACCGAATCGAAGGAGAAGCTGCGCGAGGAGCTGGAAGAGTTCCGGGCGGCGACCGTGGCTGGCAGGGCTGGAGTAGTCCCGTGCGCCACAGTCTCCACCCCgcaggaggagaagaagcagCTGGTGGCGAAGCAGGAAACGCAGGAGATGGTGCCGGAAGGGGACCAGCAAGGGCAAGAGCAGGACCAGGTGGCCGAGCGGAAGCACGAGCCCAAGGAGCAGGATGTAAAGGGGACGGACGAGAGCGCCGCGATCAAGCTGGAAACCAGTGCGGATGAGCGgacggccagcagcagcccggtGGGCGTGAAAAAGCCGTCGCCAGCAGCGGCCGCCGAGCCGGCCGCAAGCGTGAGCAGCGTCGAGCGCGAGCTGGAGGATGTGGACCGCATCCTGCACCCGATCGCGGCCATCCACGTGGCACTGCGCGAGCAGGCCCGGCTGCGCCGCAATCTCATACTCGCGACCGAACCGGTCCCGGGACAGCGGCACCAGTGCGGCCGGGCGCTCAGCGCACGCAAGGACCTGCAGATTCGACGCCAGCTGTGCGGGTTCCCGCCCGCCACCCTCGCGACGATGGCGGCCTGCGCAGCGGGAGCCGCCGCCGGCTACCTCAACCAGGAGCTGCACGCGGACGCACCGCTCGGTGGGGGCGGTGGCACTGCGTCGCCCGCCCTGCACGAGCAGATCGTGCAGATGTACCGGCAGATGGTGgcgcagcagcggcagcaggcGAGCCAGGGCATCTGCACCACGCTCGAGGCGGTCTGA